A genomic window from Nicotiana sylvestris chromosome 11, ASM39365v2, whole genome shotgun sequence includes:
- the LOC104235103 gene encoding uncharacterized protein has product MMGTEDKTLFCFCHWGGKNKVLPDGSTSYVGGITDQIIVKTGIKYNDFVNAVFDRLGIDPSDKVLQFTVKFDRAQLIRLRDQEGVDTLLEFNDGFAHVYASSSEKESNSAVAPNMDTTRVSTTEVEAVSLGSAEEEQVSADTPTPTPAPSHQWITDGTPDAAANWSEILVGEGQAFENADAFRLAVFKYSIANKFHYRILHNKPRYISIHCAADGCPWKVSAGIEKKSQNVSIRKFVDSHSHPPLDSSQLKPRIRMKWLGGIMQEEILGSPDCLPRKVCEDAEKNLAIKLTYRQAWSVKQRIREAIDEKSGESYKLIPWLCNRLIEAMPGTIATWSCTEENRFKRLFVSYDCSIRGFHVGCRPLIFIDVYNLNGLPNSSFIVASALDADNEMYPLSYGILLSMNEDDLLWFLEKLKLVVQNREVVIVSGASLPFLSSLDKMFGDENHSFCFHCVKENFTKFVDGNTAFKVQGKGKEIALKYLTDIAYARTLDIYNETLGKICSFRRELYDWVIASQPERWSNALFRKPRWDQLNCNSMDALNSFIEEEKFVHVLELMEGYHEKLYMLLQKNKLKIEQWNLPIGPRVAEKIFENQKVGDNLAVTVLSDIEFKLRELQGREEVVNLKLWTCTCLEWQMTGIPCSHACSAITLAEMNIFQYVADWYKRETQEHIYAEVMDELAKFDIPHPDDIVSSASSGNDVVLCPLSPHIKRPPGRPRKEPKGPQVETVKRPIRCSKCGGVGHNKRTKCSSVAQ; this is encoded by the exons ATGATGGGAACTGAAGATAAAACGCTGTTTTGTTTCTGTCATTGGGGTGGAAAAAATAAGGTGCTTCCAGATGGATCCACTTCGTATGTGGGAGGTATTACTGATCAGATTATTGTGAAGACAGGCATAAAGTACAATGATTTTGTGAATGCAGTTTTTGACCGATTAGGCATTGATCCTTCTGATAAGGTCTTGCAGTTTACAGTGAAGTTTGATAGGGCCCAATTGATACGGCTGAGAGACCAAGAAGGTGTTGATACTCTGTTAGAATTTAATGATGGTTTTGCCCATGTTTATGCATCAAGTTCAGAGAAGGAGTCTAATTCTGCAGTTGCTCCTAACATGGATACCACTAG GGTTTCGACCACTGAGGTTGAAGCAGTCTCTCTCGGAAGTGCCGAAGAAGAACAAGTTAGTGCTGAtactcctactccaactcctgcACCTTCCCACCAATGGATCACCGATGGAACTCCAGATGCTGCTGCCAACTGGAGTGAAATACTTGTTGGGGAAGGGCAAGCTTTTGAGAATGCGGATGCTTTTAGGCTTGCAGTTTTCAAGTATTCGATTGCGAATAAATTTCACTACAGAATTTTGCACAATAAACCCAGATACATTAGCATCCATTGTGCTGCTGATGGGTGCCCATGGAAAGTGAGTGCTGGCATCGAAAAGAAATCTCAAAATGTTTCCATTAGGAAATTTGTTGACTCTCACTCACATCCTCCTCTAGATTCATCACAGTTGAAGCCTCGGATCAGGATGAAGTGGTTGGGCGGTATCATGCAAGAAGAAATATTGGGTAGTCCTGATTGTTTGCCTCGAAAAGTGTGTGAGGATGctgagaagaatttggcaatcaAATTGACCTACCGTCAGGCTTGGAGTGTGAAGCAGAGGATAAGGGAGGCAATTGATGAGAAGTCAGGTGAATCTTATAAATTGATTCCCTGGCTATGCAATCGCTTAATTGAGGCAATGCCCGGAACCATTGCTACATGGTCGTGCACCGAGGAGAACAGATTCAAGCGGCTGTTCGTGTCATATGACTGCTCAATACGTGGCTTCCATGTTGGATGTAGACCTTTGATCTTTATTGACGTTTACAACTTGAATGGGCTACCCAACAGCTCCTTTATAGTTGCTTCTGCTTTGGATGCAGATAATGAGATGTATCCTCTATCTTATGGCATTCTCCTGTCCATGAATGAGGATGATCTTCTATGGTTTCTAGAAAAGCTAAAGCTTGTTGTGCAAAATCGCGAGGTCGTCATAGTTTCTGGCGCAAGTCTCCCTTTTCTCTCCAGCTTGGACAAAATGTTTGGTGATGAAAACCACAGCTTTTGTTTTCATTGTGTAAAAGAGAATTTCACTAAATTCGTTGATGGTAATACTGCCTTTAAAGTGCAAGGGAAAGGTAAGGAGATTGCACTGAAGTACTTGACTGACATTGCCTATGCACGAACACTAGATATTTATAATGAAACTCTAGGCAAGATCTGTTCTTTCCGCAGGGAGTTGTATGATTGGGTAATAGCTAGCCAGCCAGAGCGTTGGTCTAATGCCTTGTTCAGGAAACCTCGGTGGGATCAGCTGAATTGTAATTCTATGGATGCTCTAAACTCTTTTATAGAGGAGGAGAAGTTTGTACATGTCCTAGAGTTGATGGAGGGTTATCATGAGAAGCTTTATATGTTATTACAGAAAAACAAGCTCAAAATCGAACAATGGAACCTTCCGATTGGTCCTCGGGTCGCtgaaaagatttttgaaaatcaAAAGGTCGGGGATAACCTAGCGGTGACGGTTTTATCTGATATCGAGTTCAAACTACGAGAGCTACAGGGCAGAGAAGAAGTTGTAAATCTCAAACTCTGGACATGTACATGTTTAGAGTGGCAAATGACAGGCATACCATGCAGCCATGCATGTAGTGCAATTACATTGGCGGAGATGAACATTTTCCAGTATGTAGCTGATTGGTACAAGAGGGAGACACAGGAACATATATATGCTGAAGTTATGGATGAACTAGCAAAATTTGATATACCACATCCAGATGATATCGTTTCTTCGGCTTCTTCAGGTAATGATGTAGTGTTGTGTCCACTTTCACCACATATTAAAAGACCTCCTGGTCGTCCCCGGAAAGAACCCAAAGGACCCCAAGTTGAAACTGTAAAAAGACCCATACGCTGTTCTAAGTGTGGTGGTGTTGGACATAATAAACGTACTAAATGCAGTTCTGTAGCACAGTAA